One region of Bradyrhizobium betae genomic DNA includes:
- a CDS encoding outer membrane protein: MKKVLLASACLFALAAPASAADLAARPYTKAPVAVASVYNWTGFYLGIVGGGAWENGSGDPKMKGGFVGGTAGYNWQTGNVVFGVEADGAWADVSASATGATVVPGFGVVTATATSKTDAMGTVRGRIGYAVNQVLFYGTGGYAWIDNKISLSALGVTASDSKWHSGWTVGAGVEAFFAPQWSVKGEYLYRSLGGETYFSGALPTGTLNFHTVQVGVNYHFGGPVVAKY; encoded by the coding sequence ATGAAGAAGGTTTTGTTGGCTTCGGCCTGTTTGTTCGCTCTCGCTGCTCCGGCTTCGGCCGCTGATCTCGCAGCGCGCCCCTACACCAAGGCACCGGTGGCTGTGGCCTCGGTCTACAACTGGACCGGCTTCTACCTCGGTATCGTCGGTGGCGGCGCCTGGGAGAACGGCTCGGGCGATCCGAAGATGAAGGGTGGCTTCGTCGGCGGCACCGCCGGCTACAACTGGCAGACCGGCAACGTCGTGTTCGGCGTCGAGGCCGACGGCGCTTGGGCTGACGTCAGCGCTTCGGCGACCGGCGCGACCGTTGTCCCCGGCTTCGGTGTCGTGACTGCGACCGCAACCTCGAAGACCGATGCGATGGGCACCGTGCGCGGCCGCATCGGCTACGCCGTCAACCAGGTCCTGTTCTACGGCACCGGCGGCTACGCCTGGATCGACAACAAGATCTCCCTTTCCGCGCTCGGCGTGACCGCGTCGGACAGCAAGTGGCACTCCGGCTGGACCGTCGGCGCCGGCGTCGAAGCGTTCTTCGCGCCGCAGTGGTCGGTCAAGGGCGAGTACCTCTATCGCAGCCTCGGCGGCGAGACCTACTTCTCGGGCGCCCTGCCCACCGGCACGCTCAACTTCCACACCGTGCAGGTCGGCGTGAACTATCACTTCGGGGGCCCGGTGGTTGCGAAGTACTGA
- a CDS encoding outer membrane protein, giving the protein MNKILAIAFGAAALGLSAPASAADLAARPYTKAPMAVPAPIYNWTGFYVGVQGGGGWGRSDETFFGAPNTAIFAGTQKYDTSGGFVGGVFGYNWQSGPAVFGIEGDYHWADISGRSAQINAGVGDTYFTKIRGFGDIKGRLGYSTGPALWFVSGGAAVGDIQHRYDGVPGNVFVQNDWRWGWTIGAGAEYMFAPNWSAKVEYNYIDFGKSSIQYSAVPTNRSEWTDTVHTIKAGVNYHFNWGGPVVAKY; this is encoded by the coding sequence ATGAACAAGATTCTGGCAATTGCATTTGGTGCCGCTGCGTTGGGCCTGTCTGCTCCGGCGAGCGCGGCAGATCTGGCCGCACGCCCCTACACCAAGGCGCCGATGGCCGTGCCCGCGCCCATCTACAACTGGACCGGCTTCTATGTCGGTGTGCAGGGCGGCGGCGGCTGGGGCCGTAGCGACGAGACCTTCTTCGGCGCACCGAATACGGCGATCTTCGCCGGGACCCAGAAGTACGACACCAGCGGCGGCTTCGTCGGCGGCGTGTTCGGCTACAACTGGCAGTCCGGCCCGGCCGTGTTCGGCATCGAGGGCGACTATCACTGGGCTGACATCAGCGGCCGTTCTGCCCAGATCAATGCCGGCGTCGGCGACACCTACTTCACGAAGATCCGCGGCTTCGGCGATATCAAGGGCCGTCTCGGCTATTCGACCGGTCCCGCCCTCTGGTTCGTCAGCGGCGGTGCCGCGGTCGGTGACATCCAGCACCGCTATGATGGCGTTCCCGGAAACGTCTTCGTCCAGAACGACTGGCGCTGGGGTTGGACCATCGGTGCCGGCGCCGAATACATGTTCGCTCCGAACTGGTCGGCCAAGGTCGAGTACAACTACATCGATTTCGGCAAGAGCTCGATCCAGTACTCCGCTGTGCCCACCAACCGCTCGGAGTGGACCGACACCGTCCACACCATCAAGGCTGGCGTGAACTATCACTTCAACTGGGGCGGCCCGGTCGTCGCGAAGTACTGA
- a CDS encoding single-stranded DNA-binding protein yields the protein MAGSVNKVILVGNLGKDPEIRRTQDGRPIANLSIATSETWRDKNSGERKEKTEWHRVVIFNEGLCKVAEQYLKKGAKVYIEGALQTRKWTDQAGVEKYSTEVVLQGFNSTLTMLDGRSGGGGGSFGDEPGGDFGASGPVSSAPRRAVAAGGGGGRNSDMDDDIPF from the coding sequence ATGGCGGGAAGCGTCAACAAGGTCATTCTGGTTGGAAATCTCGGCAAGGATCCTGAAATCCGCCGCACCCAGGACGGGCGGCCGATCGCGAATCTGAGCATCGCGACTTCGGAAACCTGGCGCGACAAGAACAGCGGCGAGCGCAAGGAAAAGACCGAGTGGCACCGCGTCGTGATCTTCAATGAAGGGCTCTGCAAGGTCGCCGAGCAGTACCTGAAGAAGGGCGCCAAGGTTTACATCGAAGGCGCACTTCAGACCCGCAAATGGACCGATCAGGCCGGTGTCGAGAAGTACTCCACCGAGGTCGTGCTCCAGGGCTTCAACTCGACCCTGACGATGCTCGACGGCCGCAGCGGCGGCGGAGGCGGCAGCTTCGGCGACGAGCCGGGCGGCGATTTCGGCGCGTCCGGTCCGGTCAGCAGCGCACCGCGCCGTGCGGTTGCCGCCGGCGGTGGCGGTGGTCGCAACAGCGACATGGACGACGACATCCCGTTCTGA
- the gyrA gene encoding DNA gyrase subunit A encodes MADDDDKPGDQPAQPSDIRPVSIFEEMKKSYLDYAMSVIVARALPDARDGLKPVHRRILYSMHEQGHTPDKKYVKSARVVGDVIGKYHPHGDQSIYDAMVRMAQDFSMRVPLIDGQGNFGSVDGDPPAAYRYTEARLTKSALALLADIDKDTVDFQPNYDNNETEPSVLPAKFPNLLVNGAGGIAVGMATNIPPHNLGEVIDACVALIDNPALTIEELINIVPGPDFPTGGVILGRAGIRAAYHLGRGSIMMRGKVAIEAIRKEREAIIITEIPYQVNKATMVERIAELVKEKKIEGIGDLRDESDRDGYRVVIELKRDAVPDVVLNQLYRFTPLQTSFGVNMVALDSGRPRIMHLKDLLAIFVDFRERVVTRRTKFLLAKARDRAHILVGLAIAVANIDEMIRVIRTSPDPTTARDTLMSRDWPARDVEDMLTLIDDPRHRISENGTIRLSMEQARAILDLRLQRLTALGREEIGDELSKLAVEIADYLDILRSRERVLGIIKTELAEVKAEFATPRKTLIIEQEGEVEDEDLIQREDMVVTVSHAGYVKRVPLSAYRAQRRGGKGRAGMQTRDEDFVSRLFVASTHTPVLFFSSRGQVYKEKVWRLPMAAPNARGKALINILPLEQGERITTIMPLPEDESTWGNLDVMFATTGGNVRRNKLSDFVDVRRSGIIAMKLDENEAIVDVQICTEHDDVLLTGAGGQCIRFPVTDVRVFTGRTSMGVRGIALAEGDKVISLAILRHVETSSDERSAYLKMRRAVAGEATAEEPAVDAEAEETTSGSFQIPSERYVEMSAAEQVVLTVSVNGYGKRTSSYEYRTTGRGGKGIVAMSVNNRNGNLVASFPVEDADQIMLVTDKGQLIRCPVEGIRVAGRSTQGVIVFDTAEDEHVVSVEHITEEAESGNGANGETSGE; translated from the coding sequence TTGGCTGACGACGACGACAAGCCCGGCGACCAGCCGGCGCAACCCTCGGATATTCGACCCGTCTCCATCTTCGAGGAGATGAAGAAGTCGTATCTCGACTACGCCATGAGCGTGATCGTGGCGCGTGCGCTGCCCGATGCCCGCGACGGCCTGAAGCCGGTGCACCGGCGCATCCTGTACTCGATGCACGAGCAGGGCCACACGCCCGACAAGAAGTACGTCAAATCCGCCCGCGTGGTCGGCGACGTCATCGGTAAGTATCATCCGCACGGCGACCAGTCGATTTACGACGCCATGGTCCGCATGGCGCAGGACTTCTCGATGCGGGTGCCGCTGATCGACGGTCAGGGCAATTTCGGCTCGGTCGACGGCGATCCCCCGGCCGCCTATCGTTACACCGAGGCGCGGCTGACCAAGTCGGCGCTGGCCCTGCTGGCCGATATCGACAAGGACACCGTCGACTTCCAGCCGAACTACGACAACAACGAGACCGAGCCCTCGGTTCTTCCGGCCAAGTTCCCGAACCTCCTGGTCAACGGCGCGGGCGGCATCGCGGTCGGCATGGCCACGAACATTCCGCCGCACAATCTCGGCGAAGTCATCGACGCCTGCGTTGCGCTGATCGACAACCCCGCGCTCACCATCGAAGAACTCATCAACATCGTGCCAGGACCTGATTTCCCGACGGGTGGCGTCATTCTCGGGCGCGCGGGCATCCGCGCCGCCTATCACCTCGGCCGCGGCTCGATCATGATGCGCGGCAAGGTCGCGATCGAGGCCATCCGCAAGGAGCGCGAGGCGATCATCATCACCGAGATTCCCTACCAGGTGAACAAGGCGACGATGGTCGAGCGCATCGCCGAGCTGGTCAAGGAAAAGAAGATCGAGGGCATCGGCGACCTGCGCGACGAATCCGACCGAGACGGCTACCGCGTCGTCATCGAATTGAAGCGCGACGCGGTGCCGGACGTGGTGCTGAACCAGCTGTACCGATTCACGCCGCTGCAGACGAGCTTCGGCGTCAACATGGTGGCGCTCGACAGCGGCCGTCCGCGGATCATGCATCTGAAGGACCTGCTGGCGATCTTCGTCGACTTCCGTGAGCGGGTCGTCACGCGTCGCACCAAGTTCCTGCTCGCGAAGGCGCGCGATCGCGCCCACATCCTGGTCGGTCTCGCCATCGCGGTCGCCAACATCGACGAGATGATCCGCGTCATCCGGACCTCGCCCGATCCGACCACCGCGCGCGACACCCTGATGTCGCGCGACTGGCCGGCCCGGGACGTCGAGGACATGCTGACGCTGATCGACGATCCGCGCCACCGCATCAGCGAAAACGGCACGATCCGGCTGTCGATGGAGCAGGCGAGGGCCATTCTCGACCTGCGTCTGCAGCGCCTTACCGCTCTGGGCCGTGAGGAGATCGGCGACGAACTCTCCAAACTTGCCGTTGAAATCGCCGACTATCTCGACATCCTGCGCTCGCGCGAGCGCGTGCTCGGCATCATCAAGACCGAGCTTGCCGAGGTGAAGGCCGAGTTCGCAACCCCGCGCAAGACGTTGATCATCGAGCAGGAAGGCGAGGTCGAGGACGAGGACCTGATCCAGCGCGAGGACATGGTCGTCACCGTGTCCCATGCCGGATACGTCAAGCGCGTGCCGCTGTCGGCCTACCGGGCCCAGCGCCGCGGCGGCAAGGGCCGCGCCGGCATGCAGACCCGCGACGAGGACTTTGTCAGCCGCCTGTTCGTGGCGTCGACGCATACGCCGGTGCTGTTCTTCTCCTCGCGCGGCCAGGTCTACAAGGAAAAGGTCTGGCGCCTGCCGATGGCTGCGCCCAACGCGCGCGGCAAGGCGCTGATCAACATCCTGCCGCTGGAGCAGGGCGAGCGCATCACCACCATCATGCCGCTGCCCGAGGATGAATCGACCTGGGGCAACCTCGATGTGATGTTCGCGACCACCGGCGGCAACGTCCGGCGCAACAAGCTGTCCGACTTCGTCGACGTCCGCCGCTCCGGCATCATCGCCATGAAGCTCGACGAGAACGAAGCGATCGTCGACGTGCAGATCTGCACCGAGCACGACGACGTGCTGCTCACCGGCGCCGGCGGCCAGTGCATCCGCTTCCCCGTCACCGACGTTCGTGTGTTCACCGGGCGCACCTCGATGGGTGTGCGCGGTATCGCGCTTGCCGAGGGCGACAAGGTGATCTCGCTGGCGATCCTGCGTCACGTCGAGACGTCCTCGGACGAACGCTCGGCCTATCTGAAGATGCGCCGCGCGGTTGCCGGCGAAGCCACGGCCGAGGAGCCGGCAGTGGATGCCGAGGCTGAAGAGACGACCTCCGGCAGCTTCCAGATTCCGTCGGAACGCTATGTCGAGATGTCGGCGGCCGAGCAGGTCGTGCTCACCGTCTCCGTCAACGGCTACGGCAAGCGCACATCGTCCTACGAGTACCGCACCACGGGCCGCGGCGGCAAAGGCATCGTCGCCATGAGCGTCAACAACCGCAACGGCAATCTGGTGGCGTCGTTCCCCGTGGAAGACGCCGACCAGATCATGCTGGTCACCGACAAGGGCCAGCTGATCCGCTGCCCGGTCGAGGGCATCCGCGTCGCCGGCCGCTCGACCCAGGGCGTGATCGTGTTCGACACCGCCGAGGACGAGCACGTGGTGTCGGTCGAGCACATCACGGAAGAGGCTGAGAGCGGCAACGGCGCGAATGGGGAGACGAGCGGGGAGTGA
- a CDS encoding potassium transporter Kup: MTMGALGVVYGDIGTSPLYALKEAAKAAAHGGTLSHDAVLGIASLILWALLLIISFKYALLILRADNRGEGGIVALLALLHARHAQPGTWRAHLLVVGLIGAALLYGDGAITPAISVLSAIEGLKVDAPSLAPVVVPVTVAILIGLFMMQKQGTGFIGRIFGPVMLAWFVVLAALGIHGIVKAPAVLAALSPVYAFEFLIHQDFHVSFAILGAAFLAVTGGEAMYADMGHFGRFPIRLAWFAICLPALVLNYFGQAALLITDPTMIENPFFQLCPDALHYPLVAFSAVATVIASQAIISGVFSLTQQSIQLGFLPRMQIRHTQSDAIGQIYVPLVNWLLAAATLGAVLSFGTSDALAGAYGIAVSLLMAITTLLAALLAIQWGFSPWLVVAVNGFFFVIDMIFFSANSIKLFEGGWFPLLLAALVAFLMLTWRAGVKLVEAARAKLRQPEEDLIETAVNKCSARLPGTAVFLASAPKGVPLTLTQFVKHNHVLHERVILVTVLIEDAPHIADEERAEVIEIITGITRVILHYGFMQNPTIYDGLKLTCRQGKLPGIDLSDVTYYVGRETIIPREDVPGMWVWREGVFAFLQRNAERSAAFFGVPTKQVVEFGTELEI; this comes from the coding sequence ATGACCATGGGCGCCCTCGGGGTGGTCTATGGCGATATCGGCACCAGCCCCCTCTACGCCCTCAAGGAAGCCGCCAAGGCGGCTGCTCATGGCGGCACATTGAGCCACGACGCTGTTCTGGGGATTGCCTCGCTGATCCTGTGGGCGCTGTTGCTCATCATCTCGTTCAAATATGCGCTGCTGATCCTGCGCGCGGACAATCGCGGCGAAGGCGGCATCGTGGCGCTGCTGGCGCTGCTGCATGCCCGCCACGCCCAACCCGGCACCTGGCGCGCCCATCTGCTGGTGGTGGGCCTGATCGGCGCCGCGCTGCTCTATGGCGACGGCGCGATCACGCCGGCGATCTCGGTGCTATCAGCCATTGAAGGCCTCAAGGTCGACGCCCCCTCACTCGCGCCGGTGGTCGTGCCCGTCACTGTCGCCATCCTGATCGGGCTGTTCATGATGCAAAAGCAGGGCACCGGTTTCATCGGCCGCATCTTCGGACCCGTCATGCTGGCCTGGTTCGTCGTGCTCGCCGCGCTCGGCATCCACGGCATCGTCAAGGCACCGGCGGTGCTGGCCGCGCTCAGCCCGGTCTATGCCTTCGAGTTCCTGATCCACCAGGATTTCCACGTCTCCTTCGCCATCCTCGGCGCGGCCTTCCTGGCGGTGACCGGCGGCGAGGCCATGTATGCCGACATGGGGCATTTCGGCCGCTTCCCGATCCGGCTCGCCTGGTTCGCAATCTGCCTGCCGGCGCTGGTGCTGAACTATTTCGGGCAGGCCGCGCTGCTGATCACCGATCCGACCATGATCGAGAATCCGTTCTTCCAGCTCTGCCCGGACGCCCTGCACTATCCGCTGGTCGCCTTCTCGGCGGTTGCGACCGTGATCGCCTCGCAGGCGATCATCTCCGGCGTGTTCTCGCTGACCCAGCAGTCGATCCAGCTCGGCTTCCTGCCGCGCATGCAGATCCGCCACACCCAGAGCGACGCCATCGGTCAGATCTACGTGCCGCTGGTGAACTGGCTGCTCGCCGCCGCAACGCTCGGCGCCGTGTTGAGCTTCGGCACCTCGGACGCGCTCGCCGGCGCCTATGGCATCGCGGTGTCGCTGCTGATGGCGATCACCACGCTGCTCGCCGCGTTGCTCGCGATCCAGTGGGGTTTTTCGCCCTGGCTCGTCGTCGCCGTGAACGGCTTCTTCTTCGTAATCGACATGATCTTCTTCTCGGCCAACTCGATCAAGCTGTTCGAGGGCGGCTGGTTTCCGCTGCTGCTCGCCGCGCTCGTCGCCTTCCTGATGCTGACCTGGCGGGCCGGCGTGAAGCTGGTCGAGGCCGCGCGCGCGAAGCTGCGACAACCCGAGGAGGATCTGATCGAGACCGCAGTGAACAAGTGCAGCGCAAGGCTGCCCGGGACCGCCGTGTTCCTCGCCTCCGCGCCGAAAGGCGTGCCGCTGACACTCACGCAATTCGTCAAGCACAACCACGTCCTGCACGAGCGCGTCATCCTCGTCACGGTCCTGATCGAAGACGCCCCTCACATTGCCGACGAGGAGCGCGCCGAGGTGATCGAGATCATCACCGGCATCACCCGCGTGATCCTGCATTACGGCTTCATGCAGAACCCGACGATCTATGATGGGCTCAAGCTCACTTGCCGCCAGGGCAAGCTGCCCGGCATCGACCTTTCCGACGTCACCTACTACGTCGGCCGCGAGACCATCATCCCGCGCGAGGACGTCCCGGGCATGTGGGTCTGGCGCGAAGGCGTGTTCGCATTCCTGCAGCGGAACGCCGAACGCTCCGCCGCGTTCTTCGGCGTGCCGACCAAGCAGGTGGTGGAGTTCGGGACGGAGCTTGAGATTTAG
- the coaD gene encoding pantetheine-phosphate adenylyltransferase produces MPRIAFYPGSFDPITNGHLDVVRHSVPLCDRLVVAIGVHPGKKPLFTTEERLTMLHEVCGPVAAAAGCVLEAVTFDDLAVTAARKHGATIMIRGLRDGTDLDYEMQLAGMNGTMAPEVHTVFLPASPAVRPITATLVRQIAGMGGDVSAFVPPLVAAQLKAKFA; encoded by the coding sequence ATGCCGCGCATTGCCTTCTATCCAGGTTCCTTCGACCCCATCACCAACGGCCATCTGGACGTGGTCCGGCACAGTGTCCCCCTGTGCGACCGGCTGGTGGTCGCCATCGGGGTCCATCCCGGCAAGAAGCCGCTGTTCACGACCGAGGAGCGGCTGACCATGCTGCACGAGGTCTGCGGGCCGGTGGCGGCCGCGGCCGGCTGCGTGCTGGAAGCCGTCACCTTCGACGATCTCGCGGTCACCGCCGCTCGCAAGCACGGCGCGACCATCATGATTCGGGGCCTGCGCGACGGCACCGACCTCGATTACGAGATGCAGCTCGCCGGCATGAACGGGACCATGGCGCCCGAGGTGCACACGGTGTTCCTGCCGGCCTCTCCGGCGGTCCGCCCGATCACCGCCACTTTGGTGCGTCAGATCGCCGGCATGGGCGGCGACGTCTCGGCCTTCGTACCGCCGCTCGTCGCGGCACAGCTCAAGGCAAAATTCGCCTGA
- a CDS encoding peptidylprolyl isomerase: MIRILAVLAALVFAVPAVAQQLPANLDKANAIVIDTTKGRIVIKLRPDLAPQHAERIKQLAREGYYNNVPFHRVMDGFMAQTGDGQNFNGTGGSKYPNLKQEFSKVHFARGIVGMARRGDSVDTANSQFFIMFADGGSLDNQYTVIGEVVQGMDVVDKLKKAPPGSPSGSVTDPDKMVKVQVASDIK; encoded by the coding sequence ATGATCCGAATTCTCGCAGTTCTTGCCGCGCTCGTGTTCGCGGTGCCGGCGGTGGCGCAGCAATTGCCGGCCAACCTCGACAAGGCCAACGCCATCGTCATCGACACCACCAAGGGCCGCATCGTCATCAAGCTGCGGCCCGACCTCGCACCCCAGCACGCCGAGCGCATCAAGCAGCTCGCGCGCGAGGGCTATTACAACAACGTGCCGTTCCACCGCGTCATGGACGGCTTCATGGCGCAGACCGGCGACGGCCAGAATTTCAACGGCACCGGCGGCTCGAAATATCCGAACCTGAAGCAGGAATTCTCCAAGGTGCATTTCGCGCGCGGCATCGTCGGGATGGCCCGGCGCGGCGACAGCGTCGACACCGCCAACTCGCAGTTCTTCATCATGTTTGCCGACGGCGGCAGCCTGGACAACCAGTACACCGTGATCGGCGAGGTCGTGCAGGGCATGGACGTCGTCGACAAGCTGAAGAAGGCGCCGCCCGGCTCACCCAGCGGCAGCGTCACCGACCCCGACAAGATGGTGAAGGTGCAGGTCGCCTCCGACATCAAATAA